The following are encoded together in the Heptranchias perlo isolate sHepPer1 unplaced genomic scaffold, sHepPer1.hap1 HAP1_SCAFFOLD_1074, whole genome shotgun sequence genome:
- the LOC137307618 gene encoding dentin sialophosphoprotein-like isoform X2 — MDSNGSVMEHGMDSNGSVMEHGMDSNGSVMEHGMDSNGGVKEHGMDSNGGVMEHGMDSNGGVKENGMDSNGGVMEHGMDSNGGVKENGMDSNGSVKEHGMDSNGGVMEHGMDSNGSVMEHGMDSNGGVMEHGMDSNGGVKENGMDSNGSVKENGMDSNGSVKENGMDSNGGVKENGMDSNGGVMENGMDSNGSVMEHGMDSNGGVMEHGMDSNGGVKENGMDSNGGVKENGMDSNGGVMEHGMDSNGGVMEHGMDSNGGVKENGMDSNGGVMEHGMDSNGSVMEHGMDSNGGVMEHGMDSNGGVKEHGMDSNGSVMEHGMDSNGGVMEHGMDSNGSVKENGMDSNGGVMEHGMDSNGSVMEHGMDSNGSVKEHGMDSNGGVMEHGMDSNGSVMEHGMDSNGSVKEHGMDSNGGVMEHGMDSNGSVMEHGMDSNGSVMEHGMDSNGGVMEHGMDSNGSVKENGMDSDGSVKEHGMDSNGGVMEHGMDSNGSVKEHGMDSNGGVMEHGMDSNGSVKEHGMDSNGSVKEHGMDSNGSVKENGMDSNGGVKEHGMDSNGGVMEHGMDSNGSVKEHGMDSNGSVKEHGMDSNGSVKEHGMDSNGSVKEHGMDSNGSVKEHGMDSNGSVKEHGMDSNGSVKENGMDSNGSVKEHGMDSNGGVKENGMDSNGSVKENGMDSNGSVKEHGMDSNGSVMEHGMDSNGGVMEHGMDSNGGVMEHGMDSNGSVKENGMDSNGGVMEHGMDSNGSVKENGMDSNGSVMEHGMDSNGGVMEHGMDSNGARNGF, encoded by the exons atggattctaatggaagtgtaatggagcacggaatggattctaatggaagtgtaatggagcacggaatggattctaatggaagtgtaatggagcacggaatggattctaatggaggtgtgaaggagcacggaatggattctaatggaggtgtaatggagcacggaatggattctaatggaggtgtgaaggagaacggaatggattctaatggaggtgtaatggagcacggaatggattctaatggaggtgtgaaggagaacggaatggattctaatggaagtgtgaaggagcacggaatggattctaatggaggtgtaatggagcacggaatggattctaatggaagtgtaatggagcacggaatggattctaatggaggtgtaatggagcacggaatggattctaatggaggtgtgaaggagaacggaatggattctaatggaagtgtgaaggagaacggaatggattctaatggaagtgtgaaggagaacggaatggattctaatggaggtgtgaaggagaacggaatggattctaatggaggtgtaatggagaacggaatggattctaatggaagtgtaatggagcacggaatggattctaatggaggtgtaatggagcacggaatggattctaatggaggtgtgaaggagaacggaatggattctaatggaggtgtgaaggagaacggaatggattctaatggaggtgtaatggagcacggaatggattctaatggaggtgtaatggagcacggaatggattctaatggaggtgtgaaggagaacggaatggattctaatggaggtgtaatggagcacggaatggattctaatggaagtgtaatggagcacggaatggattctaatggaggtgtaatggagcacggaatggattctaatggaggtgtgaaggagcacggaatggattctaatggaagtgtaatggagcacggaatggattctaatggaggtgtaatggagcacggaatggattctaatggaagtgtgaaggagaacggaatggattctaatggaggtgtgatggagcacggaatggattctaatggaagtgtaatggagcacggaatggattctaatggaagtgtgaaggagcacggaatggattctaatggaggtgtaatggagcacggaatggattctaatggaagtgtaatggagcacggaatggattctaatggaagtgtgaaggagcacggaatggattctaatggaggtgtaatggagcacggaatggattctaatggaagtgtaatggagcacggaatggattctaatggaagtgtaatggagcacggaatggattctaatggaggtgtaatggagcacggaatggattctaatggaagtgtgaaggagaacggaatggattctgatggaagtgtgaaggagcacggaatggattctaatggaggtgtaatggagcacggaatggattctaatggaagtgtgaaggagcacggaatggattctaatggaggtgtaatggagcacggaatggattctaatggaagtgtgaaggagcacggaatggattctaatggaagtgtgaaggagcacggaatggattctaatggaagtgtgaaggagaacggaatggattctaatggaggtgtgaaggagcacggaatggattctaatggaggtgtaatggagcacggaatggattctaatggaagtgtgaaggagcacggaatggattctaatggaagtgtgaaggagcacggaatggattctaatggaagtgtgaaggagcacggaatggattctaatggaagtgtgaaggagcacggaatggattctaatggaagtgtgaaggagcacggaatggattctaatggaagtgtgaaggagcacggaatggattctaatggaagtgtgaaggagaacggaatggattctaatggaagtgtgaaggagcacggaatggattctaatggaggtgtgaaggagaacggaatggattctaatggaagtgtgaaggagaacggaatggattctaatggaagtgtgaaggagcacggaatggattctaatggaagtgtaatggagcacggaatggattctaatggaggtgtaatggagcacggaatggattctaatggaggtgtaatggagcacggaatggattctaatggaagtgtgaaggagaacggaatggattctaatggaggtgtaatggagcacggaatggattctaatggaagtgtgaaggagaacggaatggattctaatggaagtgtaatggagcacggaatggattctaatggaggtgtaatggagcacggaatggattctaatggag cacggaatggattctaa
- the LOC137307617 gene encoding feeding circuit activating peptides-like produces the protein MEHGMDSNGSVKEHGMDSNGGVKENGMDSNGGVKENGMDSNGGVKENGMDSNGGVKENGMDSNGGVKEHGMDSNGSVKENGMDSNGSVKENGMDSNGSVKENGMDSDGSVMEHGMDSNGSVKENGMDSNGSVMEHGMDSNGGVKENGMDSNGSVMEHGMDSNGSVKENGMDSNGSVMEHGMDSNGSVKENGMDSNGSVKENGMDSNGSVMEHGMDSNGSVKENGMDSNGSVKENGMDSNGSVMEHGMDSNGSVKENGMDSNGSVMEHGMDSNGSVKENGMDSNGSVMEHGMDSNGSVKENGMDSNGSVKEHGMDSNGSVKEHGMDSNGSVMEHGMDSNGSVKENGMDSNGGVKENGMDSNGSVKENGMDSNGGVKENGMDSNGSVKENGMDSNGGVKEHGMDSNGSVMEHGMDSNGGVKENGMDSNGSVKENGMDSNGGVKEHGMDSNGGVMENGMDSNGSVMENGMDSNGGVKENGMDSNGGVKENGMDSNGSVKENGMDSNGGVKENGMDSNGSVKENGMDSNGGVKEHGMDSDGSVMEHGMDSNGGVKENGMDSHGGVKENGMDSNGGVKENGMDSNGGVKENGMDSHGGVKENGMDSNGSVKEHGMDSNGSVKEHGMDSNGGVMEHGMDSNGGVMEHGMDSDGSGMEHGMDSDGSGMERGMDSNGGGMARGMDSNGSVKENGMDSNGGVMEHGMDSNGGVKENGMDSDGGVKEHGMDSNGGVKENGMDSDGGGMEHGMDSNGGVKENGMDSDGGGMEHGMDSNGGVKENGMDSDGGGMEHGMDSNGGGMEHGMDSNGSVMEHGMGSNGGVMEHGMDSDGSGMERGMDSNGGVKENGMDSNGGVMENGMDSNGGVMENGMDSNGGVMENGMDSDGGGMEHGMDSNGARNGF, from the exons atggagcacggaatggattctaatggaagtgtgaaggagcacggaatggattctaatggag gtgtgaaggagaacggaatggattctaatggaggtgtgaaggagaacggaatggattctaatggaggtgtgaaggagaacggaatggattctaatggaggtgtgaaggagaacggaatggattctaatggaggtgtgaaggagcacggaatggattctaatggaagtgtgaaggagaacggaatggattctaatggaagtgtgaaggagaacggaatggattctaatggaagtgtgaaggagaacggaatggattctgatggaagtgtaatggagcacggaatggattctaatggaagtgtgaaggagaacggaatggattctaatggaagtgtaatggagcacggaatggattctaatggaggtgtgaaggagaacggaatggattctaatggaagtgtaatggagcacggaatggattctaatggaagtgtgaaggagaacggaatggattctaatggaagtgtaatggagcacggaatggattctaatggaagtgtgaaggagaacggaatggattctaatggaagtgtgaaggagaacggaatggattctaatggaagtgtaatggagcacggaatggattctaatggaagtgtgaaggagaacggaatggattctaatggaagtgtgaaggagaacggaatggattctaatggaagtgtaatggagcacggaatggattctaatggaagtgtgaaggagaacggaatggattctaatggaagtgtaatggagcacggaatggattctaatggaagtgtgaaggagaacggaatggattctaatggaagtgtaatggagcacggaatggattctaatggaagtgtgaaggagaacggaatggattctaatggaagtgtgaaggagcacggaatggattctaatggaagtgtgaaggagcacggaatggattctaatggaagtgtaatggagcacggaatggattctaatggaagtgtgaaggagaacggaatggattctaatggaggtgtgaaggagaacggaatggattctaatggaagtgtgaaggagaacggaatggattctaatggaggtgtgaaggagaacggaatggattctaatggaagtgtgaaggagaacggaatggattctaatggaggtgtgaaggagcacggaatggattctaatggaagtgtaatggagcacggaatggattctaatggaggtgtgaaggagaacggaatggattctaatggaagtgtgaaggagaacggaatggattctaatggaggtgtgaaggagcacggaatggattctaatggaggtgtaatggagaacggaatggattctaatggaagtgtaatggagaacggaatggattctaatggaggtgtgaaggagaacggaatggattctaatggaggtgtgaaggagaacggaatggattctaatggaagtgtgaaggagaacggaatggattctaatggaggtgtgaaggagaacggaatggattctaatggaagtgtgaaggagaacggaatggattctaatggaggtgtgaaggagcacggaatggattctgaTGGAAGTGtcatggagcacggaatggattctaatggaggtgtgaaggagaacggaatggattctcatggaggtgtgaaggagaacggaatggattctaatggaggtgtgaaggagaacggaatggattctaatggaggtgtgaaggagaacggaatggattctcatggaggtgtgaaggagaacggaatggattctaatggaagtgtgaaggagcacggaatggattctaatggaagtgtgaaggagcacggaatggattctaatggaggtgtaatggagcacggaatggattctaatggaggtgtaatggagcacggaatggattccgATGGAAGTGggatggagcacggaatggattccgATGGAAGTGGGATGGAGcgcggaatggattctaatggaggtgggatggcgcgcggaatggattctaatggaagtgtgaaggagaacggaatggattctaatggaggtgtgatggagcacggaatggattctaatggaggtgtgaaggagaacggaatggattccgatggaggtgtgaaggagcacggaatggattctaatggaggtgtgaaggagaacggaatggattccgatggaggtgggatggagcacggaatggattctaatggaggtgtgaaggagaacggaatggattccgatggaggtgggatggagcacggaatggattctaatggaggtgtgaaggagaacggaatggattccgatggaggtgggatggagcacggaatggattctaatggaggtgggatggagcatggaatggattctaatggaagtgtaatggagcacggaatgggttctaatggaggtgtaatggagcacggaatggattccgATGGAAGTGGGATGGAGcgcggaatggattctaatggaggtgtgaaggagaacggaatggattctaatggaggtgtgatggagaacggaatggattctaatggaggtgtgatggagaacggaatggattctaatggaggtgtgatggagaacggaatggattccgatggaggtgggatggagcacggaatggattctaatggagcacggaatggattctaa
- the LOC137307618 gene encoding dentin sialophosphoprotein-like isoform X1, translating to MDSNGSVMEHGMDSNGSVMEHGMDSNGSVMEHGMDSNGGVKEHGMDSNGGVMEHGMDSNGGVKENGMDSNGGVMEHGMDSNGGVKENGMDSNGSVKEHGMDSNGGVMEHGMDSNGSVMEHGMDSNGGVMEHGMDSNGGVKENGMDSNGSVKENGMDSNGSVKENGMDSNGGVKENGMDSNGGVMENGMDSNGSVMEHGMDSNGGVMEHGMDSNGGVKENGMDSNGGVKENGMDSNGGVMEHGMDSNGGVMEHGMDSNGGVKENGMDSNGGVMEHGMDSNGSVMEHGMDSNGGVMEHGMDSNGGVKEHGMDSNGSVMEHGMDSNGGVMEHGMDSNGSVKENGMDSNGGVMEHGMDSNGSVMEHGMDSNGSVKEHGMDSNGGVMEHGMDSNGSVMEHGMDSNGSVKEHGMDSNGGVMEHGMDSNGSVMEHGMDSNGSVMEHGMDSNGGVMEHGMDSNGSVKENGMDSDGSVKEHGMDSNGGVMEHGMDSNGSVKEHGMDSNGGVMEHGMDSNGSVKEHGMDSNGSVKEHGMDSNGSVKENGMDSNGGVKEHGMDSNGGVMEHGMDSNGSVKEHGMDSNGSVKEHGMDSNGSVKEHGMDSNGSVKEHGMDSNGSVKEHGMDSNGSVKEHGMDSNGSVKENGMDSNGSVKEHGMDSNGGVKENGMDSNGSVKENGMDSNGSVKEHGMDSNGSVMEHGMDSNGGVMEHGMDSNGGVMEHGMDSNGSVKENGMDSNGGVMEHGMDSNGSVKENGMDSNGSVMEHGMDSNGGVKENGMDSNGSVKEHGMDSNGGVKEHGMDSNGGVKENGMDSNGSVKEHGMDSNGGVKEHGMDSNGSVKEHGMDSNGSVKEHGMDSNGGVKEHGMDSNGARNGF from the exons atggattctaatggaagtgtaatggagcacggaatggattctaatggaagtgtaatggagcacggaatggattctaatggaagtgtaatggagcacggaatggattctaatggaggtgtgaaggagcacggaatggattctaatggaggtgtaatggagcacggaatggattctaatggaggtgtgaaggagaacggaatggattctaatggaggtgtaatggagcacggaatggattctaatggaggtgtgaaggagaacggaatggattctaatggaagtgtgaaggagcacggaatggattctaatggaggtgtaatggagcacggaatggattctaatggaagtgtaatggagcacggaatggattctaatggaggtgtaatggagcacggaatggattctaatggaggtgtgaaggagaacggaatggattctaatggaagtgtgaaggagaacggaatggattctaatggaagtgtgaaggagaacggaatggattctaatggaggtgtgaaggagaacggaatggattctaatggaggtgtaatggagaacggaatggattctaatggaagtgtaatggagcacggaatggattctaatggaggtgtaatggagcacggaatggattctaatggaggtgtgaaggagaacggaatggattctaatggaggtgtgaaggagaacggaatggattctaatggaggtgtaatggagcacggaatggattctaatggaggtgtaatggagcacggaatggattctaatggaggtgtgaaggagaacggaatggattctaatggaggtgtaatggagcacggaatggattctaatggaagtgtaatggagcacggaatggattctaatggaggtgtaatggagcacggaatggattctaatggaggtgtgaaggagcacggaatggattctaatggaagtgtaatggagcacggaatggattctaatggaggtgtaatggagcacggaatggattctaatggaagtgtgaaggagaacggaatggattctaatggaggtgtgatggagcacggaatggattctaatggaagtgtaatggagcacggaatggattctaatggaagtgtgaaggagcacggaatggattctaatggaggtgtaatggagcacggaatggattctaatggaagtgtaatggagcacggaatggattctaatggaagtgtgaaggagcacggaatggattctaatggaggtgtaatggagcacggaatggattctaatggaagtgtaatggagcacggaatggattctaatggaagtgtaatggagcacggaatggattctaatggaggtgtaatggagcacggaatggattctaatggaagtgtgaaggagaacggaatggattctgatggaagtgtgaaggagcacggaatggattctaatggaggtgtaatggagcacggaatggattctaatggaagtgtgaaggagcacggaatggattctaatggaggtgtaatggagcacggaatggattctaatggaagtgtgaaggagcacggaatggattctaatggaagtgtgaaggagcacggaatggattctaatggaagtgtgaaggagaacggaatggattctaatggaggtgtgaaggagcacggaatggattctaatggaggtgtaatggagcacggaatggattctaatggaagtgtgaaggagcacggaatggattctaatggaagtgtgaaggagcacggaatggattctaatggaagtgtgaaggagcacggaatggattctaatggaagtgtgaaggagcacggaatggattctaatggaagtgtgaaggagcacggaatggattctaatggaagtgtgaaggagcacggaatggattctaatggaagtgtgaaggagaacggaatggattctaatggaagtgtgaaggagcacggaatggattctaatggaggtgtgaaggagaacggaatggattctaatggaagtgtgaaggagaacggaatggattctaatggaagtgtgaaggagcacggaatggattctaatggaagtgtaatggagcacggaatggattctaatggaggtgtaatggagcacggaatggattctaatggaggtgtaatggagcacggaatggattctaatggaagtgtgaaggagaacggaatggattctaatggaggtgtaatggagcacggaatggattctaatggaagtgtgaaggagaacggaatggattctaatggaagtgtaatggagcacggaatggattctaatggag gtgtgaaggagaacggaatggattctaatggaagtgtgaaggagcacggaatggattctaatggaggtgtgaaggagcacggaatggattctaatggaggtgtgaaggagaacggaatggattctaatggaagtgtgaaggagcacggaatggattctaatggaggtgtgaaggagcacggaatggattctaatggaagtgtgaaggagcacggaatggattctaatggaagtgtgaaggagcacggaatggattctaatggaggtgtgaaggagcacggaatggattctaatggagcacggaatggattctaa